In Streptomyces sclerotialus, the DNA window GCTGCGGTCACCAGCCGCCGCCCTCGTCTCGCACGCACCATTGGGCCTCCCCTCCGGTCTGCTGTTACCGCCGGTTTCTACTCGCAGGTAGACCCCGGCGGAACACCCGCCACAGGATTGGCCCGATTTCGCCATACGCACCGACCGGTGCGCCCGGCAGAGGACTTCAGGCGTCGAGAACCTGGCCTTCACGCCGGACGACCGGCGGCTCGACGCTCCACGGAAAGTTGATCCAGTCGTCCGTGCGCTGCCAGACGTACTCGCACTTCACCAGCGACTGCGACTTCTCGTAGATCACCGCGCTGCGCACCTCGGCGACGGTCCCCTGGCAGAAGTCGTGCACCAGTTTCAGCGTCTTCCCGGTGTCGGCGACGTCGTCCGCGATCAGGACCTTCTTGTCGGAGAAGTCGATCGCGTTCGGCACCGGCGCCAGCATGACCGGCATCTCCAGCGTCTCGCCCACGCCGGTGTAGAACTCCACGTTCACCAGGTGGATGTTCTTGCAGTCCAGCGCGTACGCCAGACCGCCGGCGACGAACACACCACCGCGCGCGATGCTCAGCACGATGTCGGGCTCGTACCCGTCGTCGGCGATCGTCTGCGCCAGCTCGCGGATGGCGACGCCGAAGCGCTCGTACGTCAGATTTTCCCGCACGTCACTCACGTATCTCTCTCAGCCCTCTAGCGATCCCGCCCCACGGCGCCGCTCCCCTGCGAGCACGCCGCCGGGCCACTGCGTTCCCCCGCCGCCGTACGGTCCTCAGACCTGCGTACGGTG includes these proteins:
- a CDS encoding phosphoribosyltransferase, translating into MSDVRENLTYERFGVAIRELAQTIADDGYEPDIVLSIARGGVFVAGGLAYALDCKNIHLVNVEFYTGVGETLEMPVMLAPVPNAIDFSDKKVLIADDVADTGKTLKLVHDFCQGTVAEVRSAVIYEKSQSLVKCEYVWQRTDDWINFPWSVEPPVVRREGQVLDA